Below is a window of Aulosira sp. FACHB-615 DNA.
TGGGAACCTTGGGAACAAAGCGGATAATTTTTTTACTTAACCGCGATGAATTTTGGTAGCGATGGGCATCTTCAATGGTTTGAGATAAGGTAAAAGTGTTGAGAGGTGGTGCGCCTTTGGCTGGTTGATGTTGAATTGCGATCGCACCTTCAATGATTTTCCGATTCTGACTAATATTTAATTCCTTAATTACTGTGTTGGGAAACCATTCCAACTTACCTTTACCCTTTTTTTCGGCATCCTTGAGCATTTGCGTCATAATGATGTGTGCATCACGAGGCAGAAAACAAGAATCACTTACCCAGCACTCACCAGGGTTAAGTTTGCCGTAATAGCGTTGAATCCGGTTGCGTAATTCAGTATAGCCGCGAGAATAGAATTGGCGATCGCGTTGAGTTGGTCGTTCATCTAACGCAGATGTCCCCTGAGATGAAATTTGTCCCCCCAACCAGTCGGTAATTTCTGTCAAACATACTGTTCGTCCTGCTAGTAACCCCTCGTAAGCCGTGGCTACTCCAGATAGTCCACCACCTACTACCAACATCTCGCAGTTGACCGTTTTATCTGGGGTTCTTGGTGGTGCAGCAACAATAGTAGACTCAGGTAACAAATATGTGGAAACTAAGCTAACACTGAAGAGTAATGCTTGAAAACCAGCTACTTTGTGTCTGCGCTTCATGATGAGAAAACTTTTTCTACTCCTTTGCCAACTTGTAGACGGTACCATTTCCGAAATGTTCACCACAAGTCACTGAAGAGGTATGGCAGTGCGGCACGTAAAGATAAGCGATCGCCCCTTACCCTCACCTTTACCCCAATCTTCCCCGCAGCTAGTCGCTCGTTTACTGCTTCAATTGTCCACTTCATTGACCTAAAATTGACCTAAAATAGTTCTGGGATTTGGGGTAACTTGGGGTGATTTAGGGTAATAATACCACCTCAAATCGTGGAGGCAAGATTATGCTTCCAATTAAAAAAGCTGCCACAAGGACAGCTTTTTAAGATATGGGCAGTACCAGACTCGAACTGATGACATCCTGCTTGTAAGGCAGGCGCTCTACCAACTGAGCTAACCGCCCGTTTGCGCTCACAATTAAATAATATAGCAAAATATTTTGAATCGCGCTAGTATTTTTGAGAAAAATTTTTTGAATATTTTTGAGAACCTTTAAATGCCCTCTGGTCGAACGCACGATCGCATTACTCTGTGGGCTTTGCCGTTGGTGGCGGGTGTGGCTTTTTGGCAGACCCGCAGTAGCAGCGTGACCTTGCTGGTGGCTGGTGGGTTTATGTTTGGCGGCTTGATGTTTGGCCCTGACTTAGATATTTACTCTCGGCAATATCAACGCTGGGGTTATTTGCGCTGGATTTGGCTACCTTATCAAAAAAGCCTGCGTCATCGTTCTTTTTTATCGCATGGGCCGATTATTGGGACGACACTGCGAGTCATTTATCTTTCCTGCTTGTTAGCGATCGCAGCATTGATAATTTTGGTAATTTTTGAAAAACTGGGAAACACAAAATTTAACTGGTCAGCTTTGGGTGAAAATATTCAAAAATCGCTACTTGGCTATGGTACAGAATATCTTGCCCTGTTTCTTGGCTTAGAACTCGGCGCGATGAGTCATTCTTTGAGTGATTGGTGTGGTTCTGCATATAAGCGAATGCAAAAGCAGGGGATTAGCGGTTTACTCCCTACCAGCAAAGTCAAAAAGCGCAAAGTATCACGCCGTGTTCGTCCGTCGAAACCTGGAAGTAGTACAAAAAGGCAAAAGTAAAAAGTCAAAAGGAAAAATAAATATACACCCCTATACCCTTTCACCCTCACACCCAATCCCCACAGAAAATTTTGATGCGTCAGTCCTGCTAATAAAGAAACTCCCTCACAAGTTCCTCAAATTGTTCTTCTAAATTAAAAGTGTAGGTAATACCAATTTGAAAAATGATTGCGACAAATGGGTTACTGAAAAGCTCACCAGTAAGCAATTTCCCAATCCAAAATCCAAAATCTAAAATCCAAAATGTTATAACTAGCGATCGCCTTTAGTTGGTTGACTCCATCTCATACCCACTAAGACCAAACATCAGCATAAATGCTTTTTGGTGTTTGTTCGCACTCAGACGGTTTACAGGAGTTCGTTATGAAAACCCAACGCAACTATTTAGCATATAGAGGAGAAGCGATCGCTGCTTCGACGCTAGTTATCTTGGCACTATTTGGAGGAACTACTTGGTGGAGTCGGCAAATCACCAATCCTACAACCCAAGCCAATAATTCAGCAGTAATTATTGCCTCAAAATCTGCACCAGCAGTAGCAGCAATACAACCGCAAACTTACTGGTTAAAATTTGACAACAACCAAATTCATCTAGTACCTCAACCTGTAGAAGTAAAAGCCGGACTAACCTCAGAAGCAGCTTTAAAATTAGCTTTCACTCATCTATTAACAACTCCTAAAACTGCTGACTTAAGTACCACAATTCCCCCAGGTACAAAATTATTAGATTTACGAGTGACTCAAGCTGGAATTTATGTCAATCTCTCGTCAGAGTTTAGTCAAGGTGGTGGTAGTACTTCAATGGCTTATCGTTTAGCACAGGTTGTCTATACTGCTACTAGTATTGACCCAACAGCTAAAGTTTTTGTCTCGGTTGCAGGCAAACCAATCGATATAGCTCATCCACTTGGTGGTGAAGGGTTAATTTTGCGACAACCAATTACAAGGCGACAATTTGCCGAAGATTTTACGATTTCTTGATTGCTTGAGTTACTGTTTTGTTTCATCTATATCTCAACCTGCACTACTATGGCAAAAAATCATAATTTTTTCCTGAAGAATTTTATTATTTTATGGCATTTCCTTAACCAACCACTTTTCCGATGCAAGACATTATTCAACCCATTTAAGTTTTGGCAACTTTACCACATACACGAGGATTTAGAACGCCTCTGGAATTATGACACCATTCAATTTTTAGATAAATGCTGTAATTTCGACACAATTAACCTATTAGAGAGATGTTTAGCCATAGAAAATGAGGCCAACCAAGATTAAGTCTACTAAAAGTCAGAATTGGCGAGAAGAAAATTTAAATAAAGCATTTACTAAAGTTTTTCACATCAAAATCAAATAGGAGAAAAATATATGTCTATTAGCAAAATTATCAAAACAATTACAGATGGTATAGCAAAAGTTGTCACCTATATCTCAGGTGCAGCTAGTAGAATTTTTAGCCCCAGAGATGATAACTACCCAGAAACGGGAGTTCAACCATTTGAAGGTGATATTGCTAACAATAAACGTAGGCATTAAGGATAAATGGGCGACTAAGTAAGTCGCCCCACTCAACTAAGGCGGCGAACATGATTACTGTTAGGAAAATTAACGATGAATTAGCGATCGCAGGACAAATTACCTTAGATCAGTTAAAGCAATTAGCTGAGGAGGGCTACCAGTCTGTAATTAATTTGCGATCGCCCGATGAAACCAGCTCACTAGACAACGAAAAAGAAAAAGTTGAGTTGTTAGGATTACAGTATATTAATTTTCCTACTAATCTTGGAGAAATTAATCATCAAGCAGCACTTGATATCTTTCAAGTAATCAACAAATCGCCAAAACCAACTTTAATTCATTGTGATGATTCCATCCGTTCAGCAGCAATAGTACTTTTATATATTGCTACTAAACAAGGAATCACTTTTGAAAAAGCTCTCCAACAAACTATCAATTTAGGCTTAATTTCGTCTCACTGTTGAAATTTGATCTAGGAATCTGCTGGCTTTTTTAGAAATTAAATCCGAGCCCCAGATATTTGACCGCAATTTAGGATCAATTCTTTCTAGTAATTTACAAAATCACCTTGATAAATTGGTGACTCATGATCATAAAGCTACATTCAAGAGAGGCGATTTAAAATGACTAAAACCCTATTAAATCTAACCATAAGATTAGTTCTTCAAGAACTTGAAGGAATTTTAGAAACTTACCCTCATCATCCTTATCAAGAAGCCTTTGCCAATCCTGATATGCGGCAAAATCTCATTGCTTATATTTTAAGTAGAATTCCTAATCAATACATTACAGTTGATGAGGTGGAAAAACCAAAATTTATTTGTTCAGAATCTATGTGTCGTTCTTTAGAAAGCACACTACACATAGAATCAATTATTCGCCAAGGTGTTGAAAAAATTCTAGGTGAACAAGCACAGAATCTTCATCGCTATATCCCAGAAGCAGTTGATCCAAATTTGGCTGCATCTCATTGGTTTGGTTGATATATAGCAGTTTTATTTGAGATAGGAAAAACAGACAAGGGGGAGCCACTGCGTTGGACGAGTTTCCTGGCTCCCTCCGTGGCGTGACTTTTCAGACTTCAGACTTTAGACAGTTGAGATGTCTTTTTCTTTTTCTGCTAACAATTCGCTGATTTTAGCAGTGTATTTGTCTGTGAGTTTTTGCAGTTTATCTTGTTGGTCTTTAGCTTCATCCTCAGAAATTTCTGAAGCTTTTTCCTGCTTCCGAATTGCATCGATCGCATCACGGCGGATGTTCCGAATCGCTACACGACCTTCTTCAGCATACTTAGCAGCAATTTTAACCAGTTCTTTACGGCGATCGCTAGTTAACGGCGGAATATTTAGCCGAATCACAGAACCATCGTTACTGGGTGTTAAGCCCACATCCGAAAGGGAAATTGCTTTCTCAACAGTGTTCAAACTGCTTTTATCGTAAGGCTGAATCAGAATTGTTGTTGCATCTGGCGTGCTAATATTCGCCAGGGATTTTAAGGGTGTTGGTGAACCGTAATAATCCACCGTCACTTTATCTAATAAACTGGCATTGGCGCGACCAGTGCGAATTGTATTAAATGCCCGTTGAGTTGCCTCAACAGTTTTTTGCATCGTACTCTCAGCTTCAGCTAATTTCACAAGAACCTCCCACAAGGGTGCCGATTGATTCTCCCATGACTGCGCGGCGGATGTTACCTCGCACCGTTAAGTCAAATACCAGAATTGGGATGTTGTTTTCTTTACACAAGGCAATCGCAGTACTGTCCATTACCCGCAAATCATGTGTCAAAACGTGTGCATAAGTCAGGCTAGTAAAACGTTTGGCATTAGGATGTATTTGGGGGTCAGCATCATATATTCCATCCACTTTGGTGGCTTTAAAAATCGCTTCTGCATCAATTTCTGCGGCTCTCAATGCCGCAGCCGTGTCAGTGGTAAAGAAGGGATTTCCCGAACCAGCACCAAAAATTACCACCCGCCCTTTTTCAAGATGACGGATGGCGCGACGACGAATATAAGGTTCTGCTAACTCTTGCATGGCGATCGCAGTTTGTACGCGCGTCTGTACACCTATTCGTTCTAGCGAATCTTGTAGCGTCATGGCATTCATTACCGTGGCAATCATACCGATGTAGTCAGCCGTTGCCCTATCCATCCCCGCCGATGCCGCTTTTACGCCACGAAAAATATTGCCGCCGCCAACGACTATGGCGATTTGAACGCCAGTGGCTATCACCTCTGCTACTTCTTGTGCTATCTCTTTGACCACTTCTGGATCAATACCATAGCCCATGTTGCCCATTAAGGCTTCACCGCTTAGTTTGAGTAAAACCCGTCGGTAATTCGTTCCCATGAAGTTACGCTTTATCGAAAAAGTTGCAATTGCCTCCAATTTAAGATAGCAGCACAATGACTATCTCTGTCTAGTTGCGCCAAATCAATGTAGTTCCTGCCGGTTCTGTTTCTTGGGGGTTAATTGCTTGATTTTTAAATAAAGCAGCGATCGCATTTCGCAAATAATCTTCTCTAAAAGATGACGGTGCTTGCGGATCACTGTCAATTTTCCCTTTATAACGCACCATCCCATGACTATCGATTAAAAAAGCCATCGGCGTTGTAATCGCGCCAAAACTCCGGGTAACATCTTGAGTCGAATCCCACAGGTAAGGAAAATTTAGACGGTGACGTTCGGCAAAAGCTTTCATTTGTTCAAAGCTTTCTGTCGGGTAATTATGAGTATCACAGCCGTTCATCCCAATCAGGGTAAAGCCACTGGCGGCAAATTCCCTTTGAATTTTTTTGAGCTTGTCTAAATATAGACTGACATAAGGACAGTAGTTGCACATAAAAACAACGCCAACCGCCTGAAATTTGTCTAAATAACGGCTGAGGTGATGCACTTTTTCGTCAGTTCCAGGCAGTTCAAAATCCGGGGCATAACCCCCAACAGGAGTATAAATTGTTTCTAGTATTGTCATCTTCGTGAACCAGAAGGAACTAGGAACAAAAGTCTAGGTGAAATTTAGCGTCATTTTTCTGGCAGCCAACCACCTGATGCCGATGCTCGATACCAAATGATTGTAGAGATCAACCGAGAAACCGTAAATTGTAAAACTACTGAATATAAAACCGTTGGTAAAAATATTACAATCTAGATATTAGTGAGTAATTGTCACAACTCATATTTATCAAAACTTTGACTCAATTCCAAATAAATTTAATCCAGCCTTTATACTTATTTTAAAGTAAAGATAGTTACTATTTTATCTTGGTTTTTATTTTTCTAATTGTAAAATCTTTACAAATTACTTCTACAATTTAAGATAACTCACGAAAAATATTACGAAATATTAAAATTAGTAAATAAAAATACAGATTTTTTATGAAGACTTCGACAACGACTTTTACCGCAAAAACTTGGACATGGCAGGGCTTCCCAATTTGCTACCAAACTCAAGGCACAACCGGGCCTGCCGTTATTTTAGTGCATGGCTTTGGCGCTTCTGGATGGCATTGGCGTAAAAACATACCAGTATTAGCCCAAACTTGTCGGGTTTATGCCATAGATTTGCTTGGCTTCGGTGCTTCAGCCAAACCTCAGCCGGGTGAAACAATTGCCTACACCTTAGAAATGTGGGGACAGCAAGTAGCAGACTTTTGTCGGGAAGTGGTAGGTGAACCAGCTTTTTTAGTGGGAAATTCCATTGGCTGCATTGTAGCGATGCAAGCCGCAGTTAGTTCGCCGGATATTGCCTTGGGAGTAGCATTAATTAACTGTTCCTTGCGATTATTACACGATCGCAAACGCGCCACCTTACCTTGGACTCGGCGTGTAGGTGCGCCAATTTTACAAAGGGTATTATCTATTAAACCAATTGGGCAATTCTTTTTTAATCAAGTCGCCAAACCCAAAACCGTGCGAAAAATCTTGCTGCAAGCTTATATCAATGCAGAGACAGTCACAGATGAATTAGTCGATATTCTCACCGCGCCAGCCAAAGATCCTGGTGCTGTGGCGGTGTTTTTGGCATTTACCTCATACTCCACAGGGCCGTTACCAGAAGACTTACTGCCATTATTAACTTGTCCAACAATTATTTTATGGGGAACCGCCGACCCTTGGGAACCAGTAAATTTAGGTCGAGATTTAGCTAACTACCCGTCAGTAGAAAAATTCATTCCCTTAGAAGGAGTAGGACATTGCCCCCAAGATGAAGCACCAGAGTTAGTCAACCCAATTTTACAAAATTGGATAGAAGAGCGATCGCAGATTTTAAAATCTAACTAACAGGCGATTTTTTGTAAGGTATTATGGAGAGGTTCAAAGAGTTAAAGTAACGACTTAGAACCAGCGTATGCAAGCCATTCTTTTAAGCCGCGAAGAAGTTGCACGTCGGGCAAAGCAACTGTACGGGAGTGGAATCCGTCAAAAAGTCGAAACTGACGAAAACATCGGTAAGATGGTCATCATCGATATTGAAACAGGGGATTATGAAGTTGATAAAACTGGGCTGCAAGCATCCCGGAATCTCAGCAAGAAACATCCAAACGCCCGACTCTTTGGTATTCGTATTGGCTACAACGTGGCTGTCTCATTTGGTGGGGTCATGGAGCGAATTCAGAAGTGATTTCTGGAATTGTGACAGATAGACACGCCACTGTCGCACTGACCTTTCTGCTTCAGAATGGTTCAAGCATAGCGATTGAGTTTGTCATCGATACAGGTTTCACTGGGGAACTCTGTCTTCCTTCGGAAGCGGTTTCATTGATGGGTTTAACATTTAGACACGATACCTCTGCAAATTTGGCAGATAACGCTGAAGTTTTGCTTCCAATTTATGAGGCAACTGTCCTTTGCAATGGTGAAGAACGAGAAGTACTTGTCATAGCTACAGGAAGACGACCTTTGCTTGGAACTGCACTGCTGGATGACCAGGAGCTAGTGATTCAGTTTACAGAAGGCAGGTTGGTGACAATTGATGAATTATAAATACTGTATTTGTTTAAGCAATTTCTTCACAAAATAATGAAACAATAAACCACCAAAGATGCTAAGACACGAAGTTAAAAGAGTTTGAGAGAGTTATTCCGTAAGCCCTAAAATAATTAAATTCTCTATTTAAGCTGAGTGATTGAGATGATACACGGAGTCAGTCAAGAAGAGCTAGAGACACCATATGGGCAAGTTGCCTTAAATTTTTCATTAGCTCTTCTGAATCATCAATATGAAAAGGCTCATTCTTATTTAGGATCTGCAATTTGTGATGAATGGACTCCCTCTCTCCTTAAAGAGACTTATGAAGGAATGGTTGACTATTTTGAAATATCTGCAAGTGCAATGTCTATAGATTCAGTTGAAACACACTTACCAGATAATGACTCAGATAGTGCTATGGTTTACGTCTCAGTTATTGGAGAAGTAAATACTGAAGCTGTGATAGTAGTAGTTGCAAATGAATCTGGCAATTATTTGATTCAAAAACTAGAATGGGGACGACCTTAAATCAATTTAAATCTAACAAATCCGTGCAAGGGATGTTTGATTCAATCTGCTAGTTGAGTTTCTCTAAATTCTGCCGCAACCCTGACGGACACCTACCTTTAGTCAATGGAATTTTACAGGATTGGATTAGGGCGCGATCGCAAGCTTTAAAATCTAACTAACAGGCGATCAGTATCAGCTTAAAATAAAGCCATAGACAAACCGAAAATTGGAACGATGACAGTACGACAACCCCGCTACAGTAAAGAGGAATTTGCCCACCGAGGTGATTATATCTATGAAACTCAGATAAAACCTCAAGTTGAGGCTGGGAATGACGGCAAAATTGTAGCGATTGATCTCGAAACTGGTGACTTTGAAATTGACAAGAGTGAAATTGTAGCTTGCGATCGCCTGGAAACCCGTCACCCAGATGCTCAAATTTGGATAGTTCGTATTGGCTCTCGTCACGTTCGTCGGTTTGGCGGACGGACTCGGAGAACTGCATGATTACTGGAGTAGTCAATGCAGAATTTGAACCAATTATTCCACTTTCAATTCGTCGCTTTGATGGCAGAGTTTTTACGAAAGATGCGATCGTAGATACAGGTTTCAATGGTTGGCTGTCGTTGCCTCCAGATGCGATCGCTGAGTTAAACTTGAAATGGAAAAGACGAGGAAGGGCAATTCTTGGAGATGGCAGTGAGTGTGTTTTCAACATTTACGAAGCTGTTGTAGTCTGGGATAGCGCCTTACTAACAATCCCAGTAGACGAAGCTGATTCAGAACCG
It encodes the following:
- a CDS encoding metal-binding protein is translated as MPSGRTHDRITLWALPLVAGVAFWQTRSSSVTLLVAGGFMFGGLMFGPDLDIYSRQYQRWGYLRWIWLPYQKSLRHRSFLSHGPIIGTTLRVIYLSCLLAIAALIILVIFEKLGNTKFNWSALGENIQKSLLGYGTEYLALFLGLELGAMSHSLSDWCGSAYKRMQKQGISGLLPTSKVKKRKVSRRVRPSKPGSSTKRQK
- a CDS encoding GerMN domain-containing protein, whose protein sequence is MKTQRNYLAYRGEAIAASTLVILALFGGTTWWSRQITNPTTQANNSAVIIASKSAPAVAAIQPQTYWLKFDNNQIHLVPQPVEVKAGLTSEAALKLAFTHLLTTPKTADLSTTIPPGTKLLDLRVTQAGIYVNLSSEFSQGGGSTSMAYRLAQVVYTATSIDPTAKVFVSVAGKPIDIAHPLGGEGLILRQPITRRQFAEDFTIS
- a CDS encoding beta-lactamase hydrolase domain-containing protein — its product is MITVRKINDELAIAGQITLDQLKQLAEEGYQSVINLRSPDETSSLDNEKEKVELLGLQYINFPTNLGEINHQAALDIFQVINKSPKPTLIHCDDSIRSAAIVLLYIATKQGITFEKALQQTINLGLISSHC
- the frr gene encoding ribosome recycling factor; protein product: MKLAEAESTMQKTVEATQRAFNTIRTGRANASLLDKVTVDYYGSPTPLKSLANISTPDATTILIQPYDKSSLNTVEKAISLSDVGLTPSNDGSVIRLNIPPLTSDRRKELVKIAAKYAEEGRVAIRNIRRDAIDAIRKQEKASEISEDEAKDQQDKLQKLTDKYTAKISELLAEKEKDISTV
- the pyrH gene encoding UMP kinase gives rise to the protein MGTNYRRVLLKLSGEALMGNMGYGIDPEVVKEIAQEVAEVIATGVQIAIVVGGGNIFRGVKAASAGMDRATADYIGMIATVMNAMTLQDSLERIGVQTRVQTAIAMQELAEPYIRRRAIRHLEKGRVVIFGAGSGNPFFTTDTAAALRAAEIDAEAIFKATKVDGIYDADPQIHPNAKRFTSLTYAHVLTHDLRVMDSTAIALCKENNIPILVFDLTVRGNIRRAVMGESIGTLVGGSCEIS
- a CDS encoding thioredoxin family protein — protein: MTILETIYTPVGGYAPDFELPGTDEKVHHLSRYLDKFQAVGVVFMCNYCPYVSLYLDKLKKIQREFAASGFTLIGMNGCDTHNYPTESFEQMKAFAERHRLNFPYLWDSTQDVTRSFGAITTPMAFLIDSHGMVRYKGKIDSDPQAPSSFREDYLRNAIAALFKNQAINPQETEPAGTTLIWRN
- a CDS encoding alpha/beta fold hydrolase, with amino-acid sequence MKTSTTTFTAKTWTWQGFPICYQTQGTTGPAVILVHGFGASGWHWRKNIPVLAQTCRVYAIDLLGFGASAKPQPGETIAYTLEMWGQQVADFCREVVGEPAFLVGNSIGCIVAMQAAVSSPDIALGVALINCSLRLLHDRKRATLPWTRRVGAPILQRVLSIKPIGQFFFNQVAKPKTVRKILLQAYINAETVTDELVDILTAPAKDPGAVAVFLAFTSYSTGPLPEDLLPLLTCPTIILWGTADPWEPVNLGRDLANYPSVEKFIPLEGVGHCPQDEAPELVNPILQNWIEERSQILKSN
- a CDS encoding clan AA aspartic protease — translated: MISGIVTDRHATVALTFLLQNGSSIAIEFVIDTGFTGELCLPSEAVSLMGLTFRHDTSANLADNAEVLLPIYEATVLCNGEEREVLVIATGRRPLLGTALLDDQELVIQFTEGRLVTIDEL
- a CDS encoding clan AA aspartic protease, with product MITGVVNAEFEPIIPLSIRRFDGRVFTKDAIVDTGFNGWLSLPPDAIAELNLKWKRRGRAILGDGSECVFNIYEAVVVWDSALLTIPVDEADSEPLVGMSLMEGYQLTMQIFEGGSVKLRKVDTV